Part of the Nostoc sp. ATCC 53789 genome, AACAACCATGACCACACTTTGAAGTCCAGTCCAGATTTGGGGTTGGTAAAGTTCACCAAAAGCAGAAGCAGGAACAGACCAACAGGAGCGAATTTCCGTGCGATGATGTCCTTTTTCAATCCGTTGGTCATAGCTGACATCAATGCCTTGAAAATTCCGTGTAGAAGCCTGTTCAAACCATTGTTCTACCTGATGATAGAGAGTCGGGTGATTAGCCTTGAGCGCCAGAACATAATCTGCTTTTTTGTCGATAATCTTTTTAGCAATCTCGGTCTGTGTCCCCATTGCATCAATAGTGATAATAGCTCCTGTGATATCTAGTAACTCTAATAATGCGGGAATTGCTGTAATCTCATTCGATTTATCTTCCACTTTCATCTGTGCCAAAACCAAATTTTGTTCACTTGCCCAGGCACTAATCAAATGCAATGCTGATTTACCTCGATTTCGGTCGTAAGAACCCCTAATCGTCTTTCCATCTATGGGAATTATCTCTCCTCCCATCTTTGTCATTAGGGTTTCTATCCATTTCAAGAAACAGCAATTCAATTCTTCTGGGTTGATGAACTCAAATACTCGCCGGAAGGTGTCAGACGCTCGAAGACTCGCTAACGCTACGCTATCAGAAGGGATTCCGTTTGGTAATGTTAAAAACTCTTTCTTTCCACTTTTGCTTACTAATGCCGTAATTCTCTATGTCTTCCCATCCTTGCGCTCCGCTTATTACTGCGAGAATTGCAATCACTAAGATATGTGTGAGTTGATGTTTTTTGGTTCGCTCTACTCTTGGATCTTTGATATCTTCAAAATGCTTGACTAAACTCTTTTGAATAGCTTCAATTGATGCCACCTGTCCTGGCTTGGGCTGATGACGCTTGCTTTTTTTAGCTTTACCAGATTTAGTTTCCAATCCTGCCGACATACAGTTTGATTCCAGGAGTTTTCTTTCTTGAGCGCATTGCTTTCATCTCATTTCTTTTGCTCTGATGTCAAGTGCATTTTTTATCTGTTTTTGGATGCTTATCTTTGTTCTTTTGTCAAGTTGCTATTATACCAAATTAGATGAGCTTACCCTGCTTTGGTGGGGTTTATTTGACAACGAGCTATACGTTGAATTTAGCGATCGCCGCTACGGGCCATTTTACCCGGTTGATGGGCCCATCCCACTACATCGCTATCGCAAACACAAGAAAACTAAAACTGAAGAACGGGCAGATAAAATTGCCGATTTAGCTAAAAAGTTGGGCTTGCCACGGACAGCTTTAGACAAAAACGCGGACCTACAATTTCTGGTGGATAAGTACAAGGAACTTACGCCAACCGTCACACCTTTTAATGACCCCGACCCATACCAAGAATTTACTTATCCCACTGTACTGTTTGCTAAAAGGGCGATTTCCGATTATCTCGCTAAACCGTTGGCTAAATTGTCTACCGAACAGTTGGCATTCATTGATGTACTGTTAGCTGAAACTTTGAATAAAAAAGCGATTATTGAACGAGTGCGGCAATATTTCCACTCAAATAAAGGAGGGGAACACAATGCTCACTGAAGTCATGGAACACTTTCGTTTGATTAGGGAGTTTCCCAAGGCTGGGTACTACGAGACAGACCACCAAAAACAAATGTTTAAGGATATTAAATCCGCCATCCATTCCGGGAAGTTAGTTGCCATAACTGGAATTATCGGGTGTGGGAAGACGACTACTTTACGACGTTTGTTTGATGTTTTGGAGAAAGAAGGTAAGATTCTAGTCTCAAAGTCCCTTTCTGTGGATAAAGACCGAGCGACGCTACCAACACTAATTGCTGCCTTATTCTACGATTTATCCACAGATAAAGAAATCAAAATCCCAAAAGATGGCGAAAAACGGGAACGGGAACTGCGCGACTTGATTAGAAAAGGTAAAAAGCCCGTGGCGCTGTTTGTAGATGAGGCTCACGACTTACATTACAGTACTTTGACGGGACTCAAACGTTTAATCGAAGTAGTTGAAGATGGTGGTGGCACACTTTCAGTGGTATTAGCTGGTCATCCCAAACTGAAAAATGATTTACGCCGTCCAACTATGGAAGAAATTGGATATCGAGCAACGGTCTTCTCTTTGGAGGGTATTGTTGGTAGCCAGCGAGAATATATTGAATGGTTAGTATCTAAATGCAAAGAAGAAGATACTCAAATAAGTGATATCTTGTCGGCGGAAGCCATTGAGCTACTTGCCATACGCTTGAGAACACCACTACAAATCGAGCAACATTTGACACTAGCTTTCGAGGCTGCATACCTCTTTGGAGAAAAACCTGTTACCACGGCGATTATTGAGTCCGTTTTATCTAAGCAAATTGACGACGGGAGCTATGCGGTTTTGTCAGATCCAGTAAAGAACAAGCGATCGCTAAATCATTTTCCCAGTAGTATAAATAAATTTATACTTATCAAGACATATTAACACTTAAAAAAAGATGAGTTTGAGTCACAAGTTGCAAGACTCTCTTTTTTGACCCAAAAAAGGCTAGGATTCCCTTTGAGCAATAATTTCGAGACAGGGATTATCTACCTTAATGGAAAAAAGTATATGTGCAATTCTAGATTTGAGCAAATCATTATCAAATTTTTCTTCCGAGGTAACAAAATGTTTAGAATTGACGAATATTACGGAATGGAATGGGAAAATTCTTGAAGAAAGAGAAGGAAAAATTAGAGAAATTGCACTTATTTTAGCTGGTCAATGTATTGCTATTTTGTTGTATAACCTCTCTCAATCTCAGTCAGCCAATCAAGCAGCGATGAATCAAACACTCTTGCTGGTGGGATGGCAATATGCAAAGAC contains:
- a CDS encoding AAA family ATPase, with protein sequence MLTEVMEHFRLIREFPKAGYYETDHQKQMFKDIKSAIHSGKLVAITGIIGCGKTTTLRRLFDVLEKEGKILVSKSLSVDKDRATLPTLIAALFYDLSTDKEIKIPKDGEKRERELRDLIRKGKKPVALFVDEAHDLHYSTLTGLKRLIEVVEDGGGTLSVVLAGHPKLKNDLRRPTMEEIGYRATVFSLEGIVGSQREYIEWLVSKCKEEDTQISDILSAEAIELLAIRLRTPLQIEQHLTLAFEAAYLFGEKPVTTAIIESVLSKQIDDGSYAVLSDPVKNKRSLNHFPSSINKFILIKTY